The DNA segment TGCTTGTACGACGCTCCTACATGCTGCTAATAACGTTCAACTTCTATGGTGATCTGTACACGAGCAATCTCCGATGTGTTTGCATGAAGTTTCgatgattcttcttcttctttccatgATTGATCAGGGAGTTTCGAGATGTGAGTTGATTCACTGTTGTTGTTGGATTATGCTTTTTGCAGTGTTCTTTCCATCTGTCTTCTCTTCTCTTACTTTTGGATCCTAAACCTAAAGCATAAGGTAGAAGTGGACCAGTTTTGCACGGTGATTGCTTTCAAAGAAGATGCTTTCAGTGACATTAGGCCCAATTTTGAATGACGAATTTTGAATGTTTAGTGGCGAGCGGACTTCATTAGGCCCAATTTTGACATTAGGCCCAAGTCAAAGCTCAATTTTGACAATAGACCCAGTTTAAAGCCCAATCCGCAAGCGTGGTGTCCGGTTGATAGTTCATAGCGAAGGAACGCATCGCTCGATCCCCGACGTCCGCCTCGCCGCTGAGTCCTCCACCCGGCGCCTCGTCCTCCGAATCCCGACGAAACCCTTCGATCTCCACAGGATTCGACCCCAATTCCCCCACCGGAGCCCTTCGATCTCTCCACCGAGTCGTCTTCATTTTCCTTCTCGCCGATCCGGATCTCGCGCCTCCTCACCTCAGATCCTTCCGATCCACCATATCCAGATCTAGGGCTTTGAAGGAGTTTCCAGCGCGGGAAGCAAGCGTTACGAGATGGAGAAGTCGTGCTCGCTGCTGATCCACTTCGACAAGGGCTCGCCGGCCATGGCGAACGAGATCAAGGAGGCCCTTGAGGGGAACGACGTGGACGCTAAGGTCGACGCCCTCAAGAAGGCCATCATGCTCCTCCTAAATGGCGAGACCCTTCCCCAGCTCTTCATCACTATCGTGCGCTACGTGCTGCCTTCCGAGGACCACACCGTGCAGAAACTGCTCCTCCTCTACCTGGAGATCATCGACAAGACGGATGCCCGCGGCCGCGTGCTCCCCGAGATGATCCTTATCTGCCAGAACCTACGCAACAACCTGCAGCACCCCAACGAATACATCTGCGGCGTCACCCTCCGCTTCCTCTGCCGCCTCTCCGAGCCGGAGATCTTGGAGCCTCTCGTTCCCTCCGTCCTGGCCAATCTCGACCATCGTCACCCCTTCATCCGCCGCCACGCACTCCTCGCCGTCGCCGCCATCTACCGCCTTCCCGGCCAGGCCGGCGAGCAGTTGCTCCCCGATGCCCCCGAGCTGGTCGAGAAGGCCCTGTCCTCCGAACAAGACCTCTCCGCCCGCCGCAATGCCTTCCTCATGCTGGCCTCCTGCGCTCAGCCCCGTGCGGTCGCCCACCTCCTCTCCCACGCCGACCACGTCCCTGACTGGGGCGACCTCCTTCAGATGGCCGCCCTCGATCTCATCCGCAGGGTCTGCCGCTCCAACCCTGCCGAGAAGGGCAAGTACATCAAGATCATCATCTCCCTTCTCAATTCCCCGTCTGCCGCCGTCGTCTATGAGTGTGCCAACACGCTCGTAGCAATGTCCTCCGCCCCAACCGCCATCCGGGCTGCCGCCAACACCTACTGCCAGCTCCTCCTTACGCAGAGCGACAACAACGTGAAGCTCATCGTGCTCGACCGTCTCAACGAGCTCAAATCGTCGCACAGGGAGATCATGATGGAGATGATCATGGATGTGTTGCGTGCGCTGTCAAGTCCCAATCTTGACATCAGGCGCAAGACGTTGGACATCGCCCTTGAGCTGATCACGTCAAAGAACGTTGATGAGGTGGTGCTCGCACTCAAGAAGGAGGTCGTGAAGACCCAGACCATCGAGCTTGAGAAGAATGGGGAGTACCGGCAGATGCTGGTGCAGGCTATTCACTCATGTGCCATCAAGTTCCCCGAGGTTGCGAGCACTGTTGTTCATCTGCTGATGGATTTCCTTGGGGACACCATTGTAGCTTCTGCTCTTGATGTGGTTCTCTTTGTGAAAGAGATAATTGAGACCAATCCAAAGCTCAGAGTGTCCATCATCACGCGGCTCCTCGACACATTTTATCAGATTCGTGCTGCGAGGGTCTGCACGTGTGCTCTTTGGGTCATTGGTGAGTACTGCCTTTCTCTCTCAGAGGTGGAGAGTGGGATCGCGACAATCAAGCAGTGCCTCGGAGATCTTCCCTTTTACACTACCACTGAGGAGGGGGAGGTTATGGATGGTTCAAAAAAACCCCAGCAGGTCAACTCATCTGCTACTATTTCATCGAGAAGGCCTGTGGTTTTGGCGGATGGGACATACGCAACCCAAAGTGCTGCCTCGGAAACCGCTTTATCTGCTCCGATTGTTCTTCCTGGATCTTTGGGTTCGCCTGGGAATTTGAGGTCACTGATTTTGTCTGGTGACTTCTTCGTAGGATCAGTTGTTGCTTGCACTTTAACTAAGCTGGTTTTGAGACTGGAGGAGGTCCAGCCATCAAAGTCCGAGGCAAACAAAGCATGCACTGGGGTCTTGCTGATAACGACTTCCATGTTGCAATTAGGACAATCTTCCTTTCTTCCCCACCCGATCGATAATGATTCTTTTGACAGGATTGTGCTGTGCATTAGATTGCTCTGCAACACTGGTGATGAGGTGAGGAAAATATGGTTGCAATCGTGCCGCCAGAGTTTTGCAAAGATGCTTGCAGAGAAGCAATTCCGAGAAACTGAGGAGATTAAAGCTAAGGCCCAAATTTCCCATGCACAACCCGATGATCTCATTGATTTCTACCATTTGAAGAGTAGGAAGGTAAGGAATTCTGAGCTTTTTCTTATTAAACTAATTGATTGAACATCAGTGAGTActtatgtttcttttctttttttcattgcGTTTGACATTTTACAAAATCTTTATGATGCAAAATTCTATGCTAGGCTTTTAGTCCAGTAGGAAACCATTTAGTTTTTGGGTTCTATGGCTAAAAGATTTTTCTCTCCTCGTGCTTGTGCGAATGGCTGGATATTAACAGTAGTCACAGGAATAGGATTCTGCTTTGGACACCAAAAAAGGATCCGATTCATGGTAAAAGAACAGCAAGCAAAGGCCTGAAATGTAGTGGTcagctcaaagagaaaattggagaggaaggaggaggaatagGGGTGCTTCCCATGCTAAGGAATTTATCCATAGTGTAAATTTTCTCTACACTATATAGTGCCTTGCAAGGGATAGTCAGCCCCTTGATGATTTGTGATTCTGACTTTTACCTCTTTCTGTAATTTTTTACTGTTTGTAGTTAGGAGTGTCCATCTCTTTAGATAGTCGCCCCACTTGTAGGATGGGAGCACCTCTTCATTCTACTAACATAGCTAGAGGATCTACATGACTCACTACTTGAATGGTGGTAGCATACGTGTATAACTTACTACTTGAATAGCGTATTAGTGAGAGATGATTTCTGAACTTCTTGGTGTAGTAGTTGGCAAAGTTCAATTTCCATCCAATTCATTCTTGTTTGCCTAGTTTATAAAGCAAAATGCTGAAGATACTTCCAAGAAAGATTTTATAGTTCATTAAATTTTGAAAGTAATAAATCCACCTGGCCTTGGGATCCTTTTGTCTTCTATTATTACTATGTGTTGTTTCTTGGATATGTTCTATTCTCCTCATATATTAGACGATTGTCGTACGTCGTACAAATAAGGAGTAGCAAATAATATTGATGTGTCTATCAACTTTATAAAGATTCATTTCAAAGAATTGTTGATGGCCATTTACATATCAAATGATCGTCTACATGAAGCTGAGGATGGTGATGGGTGTTATCAAGATCTTGGCACATGTGTCTAGGTATGCTTCATAGTGATTACCTTATCATATTGAGCTGGTTAGGTCTGCGATCTAGGTGCTCAATCTGACATAACCTCATCTGTTGGGTCTTAAGGTATGTCTGACCATGGGAATGCGTGGGAAGTAAGATGTGAAAATGATCTGGTCAAACCTAAATCACAAAACAAACATCTTTCCTGTTAGCCGATACGAATGGTTATTCTAACAAAAGCATTAGAGATTGAAGTATCCAACTATGTAGTTGTTTGTTTTGTTTACTGATTTTCTTGCTTGTGGTTTTTTTGTTTAGAGATTTTCTTCCTTCTTTGTTTAAAGAAACTCTGTACCAGAGCACACCAGTTTATGCATTGTGAAAGCTAAATAGAATAACTTAATGGTCACACTTGTACTTAAATAGCCACTTTTACCTTAGCTGATTTCTCCTAGACAAAACAGAACTAACAATTAGCATCTAACAGAATTATGATAACTTTGGATACATAATTGTCACTTAACAATCAAAGGCAGCTAAATTTTATTTGCCCTTTTAGGTATTTCATTATAATTTATAATGCATTTCCATGTACAAATGTGAGATATTGCTTTATGTTTCAATTTTCGTTATCCTAATCTTCTACTTGCTGAACTTGTGCTTGTGCTGTAAGACTTTTTTTCCCCTTTATGTTGCTGCATGATATTTTATTTGGGCTATATCTGAAATAATACTGGATGATGCTATTTTCCTGTACAAATTCAAAGCTATATTATTTTCTAAGCCACaggcattttcaaaatttttttggTGTTGATGTTTATAGGGTATGAGCCAGCTTGAGTTGGAGGATGAGGTCCAAGATGACTTGAAACGTGCAACTGGAGAATTTATGAAGGATGGAGATGATGCAAATAAGTTGAATCGAATTCTTCAACTCACTGGATTCAGTGATCCTGTGTATGCTGAGGCATTTGTGACAGTTCATCATTATGACATTGTCCTTGATGTAACTGTGATTAACCGAACAAAGGAAACACTTCAGAATTTGTGCTTGGAATTAGCAACCATGGGAGACCTCAAACTTGTAGACCGGCCACAGAACTATACTCTAGCTCCAGAGTCAAGCAAGCAAATTCGAGCCAATATAAAGGTTTCTTCAACAGAGACTGGAGTCATATTTGGTAATATTGTATATGAAACTTCAAATGTGCTTGAGAGAACTGTTGTCGTCCTCAGTGACATCCACATTGACATCATGGACTACATATCTCCTGCTTCCTGTGCTGATGTGACATTTAGGAATATGTGGGCAGAATTCGAATGGGAAAACAAGGTATgcttatctttattttcaaaCTCATTTGTTGTGTGTCTATTAGTGATGTTAATTCATATACACTCGATTGATAAACTCTGGATAAAGTTAAGGTAATAATTTGTAGTGTAATATGGCATGAAGAGAACATATGTCAAACTAGTTGTTCAAGAGATATTAATGTATCAGAAGAAAATATGtacttgttctttcttttgaATATTGGCCTAaaaactcttgaaatcacatcatGGGTATCTATTGTGTCTGATAATTGATCTTCGGAACATAGAAGAAACTATAAATACATTGACTATCTGTATGTAACTCTTAATTACATGTTGCATATTGATGTCTGGAACTTTTAAAAAGCTGACTTAAGAAATTCTAGACTTCTTAGAAGATATGATATTAGCATGGAACAGAAGTTGATATTGAATAAGAAAATGTTTGTGAGGAACTCCTTACCTTGACAGGCTATTCAATACTTGATTATTAACATTTTTCATTATCATTTAGTAATTTGACTGTCATTCCTATAGCAGAGGAAGTGGATAATGGTGTTGCTTTGTACATCCTCatggttttctttttctagcCATGAATGTAAATTCATAAGGAGACTTACATTTTTCGGTTAAGCATGTGAGATGTAATTTATTTACTGTTTGGTACTTTCCAACTGTGTGCTTGAGCCCATGATAACTTGGTGCTGTGATTTTTTATTCCAAGGGAGTTACACGTTGGTTTTCTTCACTCTTTTTGTCCAATAATGGTTACAATTTATAATGATATTTAGCTCCTCCTGAAGATGATGGTCCCCAAGTCTCAATCTCCAtgcaatttttttatgaatcttatgCCCTCTTTTGCTTTATCCCTGTGCTTCTATTTTGCTTTGTGGAATCATAAATCCAGCTTTGGCATTGTTAAACAAGAACTATAAATTAATATTTGTCTTTGTTGCTATTTACAGGTTGCAGTGAACACTGTAATACAGGATGAGAAGGAATTTTTGAATCACATAATCAAGTCGACCAACATGAAGTGCCTCACACCACCGTAAGTTCTCACtccattcatctattacttaggtCCTgatatatcatcacataagaagAAAATTAGATTATTGTTGCATAATCAATTGATGTTTCTTTTGATGAGCATATTTCTGTGATTATTCCAGCTCTGCCGTGGACGGGGAGTGTGGGTTTCTTGCTGCTAACCTGTACGCTAAGAGTGTCTTCGGAGAGGATGCTTTGGTCAATGTGAGTGTTGAGAAGCAGGCTGATGGTAAGCTAAGTGGTTATATCAGAATAAGGAGCAAGACGCAAGGGATTGCCCTCAGTTTAGGGGATAAGATCACTTTAAAACAGAAGGGCGGTAATTAGTGACAACTATATCTATTATGTCCAGTTCAACATCCCgtactgcatttttttttttggttttctgAAAAGGATTTTCTAATCGATTCGGTTTCAGAATCATTTCCTCGAGTCATCTTATGCTTTGTGAGCAAGAGGTAGCAGGACCGGCACTTGTTCCGTTTGCACTATTTTGTAGTAAATTGATACAGGGATTTGATTCTACATGATTGCTTAAAATAAGTTCTCCCATCTGAGAGACCTAATTTTTTGCAGTAGTTCTATATTCTGTAACTTGTGTTGGGGTTGCCTTGCTTGAGAGTGAACCACCGAATATTAACACTGATTTCTCATCCTTTTGTGGATTCATCCTTGTaggttttctcttttgtatgtggTCCTCTTTATAAAAGAGCAAAGCAGTGCCTTCCTGCCTGTGTAATAAGCAGCAGATGCATATATAAGCAATCGTTTTATGctgtgaattattattatttttacaaataaGAAGAAAGTTTTATTTACTTGGTAAAATATGAGCTATATGCAGGTCATCCTAATTAATTGTATTAACCTGCCTCTTAGATTAGAGGCTCAATGTGCTGTTTCATGCTGTGAATTATTATGTTTACTGTCATAATCCATTTTCGAGTACATCTTTTTGTATCTTTTTGTATGATTGAAGTTGGATCACGAAGAACAAGAATGTCAAGATTTTGACTAAATTTTGGATTCCTATATGATATTATAGCTGATGGAGGACCACAGTACCAAATCATAGTCCAAATGTAATTTTGGCTTATACGATATCAAGAAAAGTTGGATGATTAAAGAATaacatatattaaaaatttgtaTTGttgatatgagaatattgatatggatatatagatttattaaaaaataaaaatatttttatttgtgaatattttttaatatttttaatttaattaaacatatatatttttattgatcttaatggtgataaaagattcatataattgattaaAATAATTAGGACTTCGGCAGAACAATTAGAAACTAGCCATCGATATCTTGGCCAAGTCAGAGGGAGAGGTAGGGAGAATTAGATAAAAGTTTGCATCAAATACATCAAACCTGATGAATCGCAAGAACCTTCCAAACATCTTTTGTCCTAAAGAACTGAcatgttgacttaaccaaactaGAAAACAAAGTGCCGAACTCGTTGATCATTACTCTTTTAATATCCATAAATCTTCACAAGATAAATCCCTCTCAAAGAAATGGCCGAGCTTTGACTTGATTCGAAGATCCTATTTCCGATGAGAAACACTCCTTTTGTGTGCAAAGGAATTGGATGAGGAACACTTCCTAATTCCGTAGATGGAATCAATTTGAATCCGTCTGGGCATTCCGATGCCTTCTAACTTCGGTTTAACGTTAGTGACTCGCATCGGACCGTTGATCTTTAGCTCGGACGGCTGAGATCAACGAGAAATCACCCTCGCGCGTGATTGCCTCAATCCCGACACCTTCTCGCGCTCCGACACAACAACGGCTCCTCCCACGACCGCGGTCCCCTCACCGCCCTCTCCCCTCACCCCATCGTCACCGCCTCCTCTTCTATATATTGCGCCCTTCTTTCCGTCGTAAGCGGTGTTCGCCCCTCTTTTCCCTCGTCTTCCTCCCCTGTTC comes from the Musa acuminata AAA Group cultivar baxijiao chromosome BXJ1-10, Cavendish_Baxijiao_AAA, whole genome shotgun sequence genome and includes:
- the LOC103969047 gene encoding coatomer subunit beta-1, coding for MEKSCSLLIHFDKGSPAMANEIKEALEGNDVDAKVDALKKAIMLLLNGETLPQLFITIVRYVLPSEDHTVQKLLLLYLEIIDKTDARGRVLPEMILICQNLRNNLQHPNEYICGVTLRFLCRLSEPEILEPLVPSVLANLDHRHPFIRRHALLAVAAIYRLPGQAGEQLLPDAPELVEKALSSEQDLSARRNAFLMLASCAQPRAVAHLLSHADHVPDWGDLLQMAALDLIRRVCRSNPAEKGKYIKIIISLLNSPSAAVVYECANTLVAMSSAPTAIRAAANTYCQLLLTQSDNNVKLIVLDRLNELKSSHREIMMEMIMDVLRALSSPNLDIRRKTLDIALELITSKNVDEVVLALKKEVVKTQTIELEKNGEYRQMLVQAIHSCAIKFPEVASTVVHLLMDFLGDTIVASALDVVLFVKEIIETNPKLRVSIITRLLDTFYQIRAARVCTCALWVIGEYCLSLSEVESGIATIKQCLGDLPFYTTTEEGEVMDGSKKPQQVNSSATISSRRPVVLADGTYATQSAASETALSAPIVLPGSLGSPGNLRSLILSGDFFVGSVVACTLTKLVLRLEEVQPSKSEANKACTGVLLITTSMLQLGQSSFLPHPIDNDSFDRIVLCIRLLCNTGDEVRKIWLQSCRQSFAKMLAEKQFRETEEIKAKAQISHAQPDDLIDFYHLKSRKGMSQLELEDEVQDDLKRATGEFMKDGDDANKLNRILQLTGFSDPVYAEAFVTVHHYDIVLDVTVINRTKETLQNLCLELATMGDLKLVDRPQNYTLAPESSKQIRANIKVSSTETGVIFGNIVYETSNVLERTVVVLSDIHIDIMDYISPASCADVTFRNMWAEFEWENKVAVNTVIQDEKEFLNHIIKSTNMKCLTPPSAVDGECGFLAANLYAKSVFGEDALVNVSVEKQADGKLSGYIRIRSKTQGIALSLGDKITLKQKGGN